The window AGTGCAGCGCCCCGTCCTGTGCTTTTCTCATCCCGTCTCTCGATGGCGCAATATCGATAAGCTGTCCCACGATTGCGTCAAAGAAGAGCGGTTGCGTGATCTTGCGAGCAATCTGACCTGCCATCTACACACACTTTCCTGAGACGTTTATACCCCCCTTTCACGTTCTTCGTGGGGGGTTCTCTTTTCGttttccccccttctttttctaCGCTAGTTTGTGACATATTTCCCCCACGGGAACAAGAACAACGCCACCATCGACATTCAAAGAAGTTATTGCCTATTCGGTCCACTTACACACGGTTGAAAGTTTCCTAACTTGATATTGGGCAAATTCTTGGCGAGGCTTTCTTACGCAATTCTAGAGGCCACCACATCTCTAGGGCTGAGTTAGATACTTTGAGATACGTGCGAGGACCACAAGCAAACCCCCCAGAAGCAAGCTTATTCACACACCTTGACATCTTACTCGTCGAGAGAGACATAGATACATCACCATGTCACCCGAtctcaactccctccccggTGCTGACAgcaccccatcaccaacaccaccaccaccaatcaaCAGCACCCGCGGAACAACAGCTTCCAACAGCAACGGCTACTACTTTCCCAACGGCCACCATGATGGAGAAAAACGCCCCAACATCCTCTACGTCATGGCCGACCAGCTAGCCGCCCCTCTGCTCAAGATGTAcaaccccacctcccaaatcctcacccccaacctcgacgccCTAGCTGCAAAATCAGTTCAGTTCGACTCAGCCTACTGCCCCTCCCCGTTATGCGGCCCCTCAAGAATGAGTATGATCACGGGGCAGCTCCCCATGAAGATAGGAGCGTTTGACAATGCCGCCCAGATATCAAGCGATATCCCGACTTATGCCCACTACCTTCGGCTGAAGGGGTACCACACTGTTTTGGCGGGCAAGATGCATTTTGTCGGGGATCAGCTGCATGGGTACGAGACGAGGCTGACGAGCGATATTTACCCGGGGGATTTTGGGTGGGTGCCGAACTGGGAGGAGCCGGAGACGAGGCTGGAGTGGTATCATAACGCGAGCAGTGTACTGCAGGCGGGGAGCTGTGTGAGGAGTAATCAGCTGGAttatgatgaggaggttATGTATAGGAGTAGGCAGTTTTTGTATGATTTTgttagggagggggaggaggggaggaggccgttTGCTTTGACGGTGAGTTTAACCCTGCGCCATGTTCGTGTCTCTGtttcggggaggggggaggggtgtatgAGTGACCCCCACGGGACCCGGGAGGGTGGTTATGATGTGGTATGCATGATGCACTGCACATGACTACTCGGCCAATGACCGTTGGGTCgcagaggggggggggacaaTATGGGGAAACGACTGGTCATTCCAACTACACGGTGTGCTAACGTCCACTCTCAGgtctccctcacccacccccacgaCCCCTACACCATCGAGCAAAAGTACTGGGACCTCTACGAAAACGTCGACATTGACCTCCCCCGCGTGACCATCCCCCAGGAAGACCAAGACCCCCACTCCAAACGCCTCCTCAAAGTCTGCGACCTGTGGGACAATCCTTTCTCTGACGAGCAAATCAAGCGGGCCCGGAGGGCGTACTACGGCGCCGTCTCGTACGTCGACGACTGcctcggccagctcctcaccCTGCTCAAGCAGCTCAAGCTCGACGAGGACACGATTGTGATCTTTTCTGGCGACCACGGGGACATGCTCGGGGAGAGGGGGCTGTGGTACAAGATGTCGTATTTTGAGAACTCGGTGCGTGTGCCGCTTCTGGTGAGCTACCCGAAGAGGTTCGagccgaggagggtgagtCAGAATGTGAGCACGTTGGATATTTTGCCTACGATGTGCGATTTGGTGGGGACGAAGCCGTGGGCGTTGTTGCCGATGGATGGGAGGAGTTTGCTGCCGCAcctggaggggagggagggggggcatgATGAGGTTTTTGCGGAGTATACTGGGGAGGGGACGGTCAGGCcgctgatgatgatcagaagggggaggtggaagtaTGTGACTTGCCCGGCGGATGGGAGTCAGTTGTTTGATTTGAGGGCGGATCCGCTCGAGTTGAGGgatttggtgaaggaggcggtggtgaggacggatgaagaaacaaaagaggTTTTTGAGGCGtttgagagggaggcgagggagaagtgGGATTTTGAGGGGATTACGAAGGAGGTGTTGCATAgtcagaggaagaggaggttggtttggggggcGTTGACGAAGGGGAGGTTTGAGAGTTGGGATTACAATCCgattgatgatgggagggagaagtaAGTTCTTCTCTCTGgcgtgatgaggatgtgtACTAATCTGTTGTGATAGGTATATCCGGTCGCATATTCCTCTGGATGACCTCGAGAGGCGGGCGCGGTACCCGGCTGTGGATGAGTCCGGCCGGGAGACAGGATCGAGGATCGTGACTGATCAAGCTGGATCTCACGGGCAGTAAACTCTGTCGACATGTGCTGGTGGCGCTTCAACTATTACGacggtgatgaagaggatgtgGTTCAACCCGGTTTCTCATAGCGAGTTTTGCTCTTGGGTGCACGATGGAGGTTCAAATGGTTAAGGTGGACGATATACGCGAAGGCATCTTGGGACATGTTTGATTTGGCGAGCGTGCTAGCATTGCTCTTTGTCAGTTATGCTGATCAAAAATACAACCGATCATGCAATCTGCACTGGTAGACCGTACATGCATCagcgttgatgatgttgagagcAACCattgagaaccttgatgagCTAGCTGCCTGAAAATAAAGTGGGCTAGAGATCTGCGCTAGCCAAATAAGGAAGCGACAACCCGGGCCTGTGCTCAAGCTCCCCCGCGCGCGCAACCTTTCcctgaaaaatatttttctaggaagaatcgaccaatcaggagctggtTACTCCTTCcagggccttggaagccctcttgtctgaataccctcatcacctcacccccccctacacaagccgcatccccacctaccacgacaacgatggcctcgacggccccaGGAGGCTACCGcctctcgaacaactcgaagcaCGAGATCTACCTAGGCGTCTCCGAAGCCTGGAAAGCAGTgcttttcgacaacaacgtcccggctgaacaagccacgctcgagcagcggcgactCGCGGAAGAACTAGTCGCTAAAACCCACGCGAAAATGACGGCACCAGGCGCCCAGACCCCCAACTGCCTGTGgaactgcgagggctgcctggcctgcgcAGGCTCCTGCTACGACGACCCGTGTCGAAATGAGCAATGCCCCTCACACGCGGACCGCAGGGGAAGACAGCCTcttcgccgacgaagccgccctcagaagggacgaagagatgggagactcctcccaacgaccagaccgaccactcccaccccgaccggaaggaccgcagggacactacctcctcacccactgccgtCGCGCCCACGCAAGACAACGGCCCCCCCGACGACCCAGACAGAAGCTGTCCCCCTCGGACTAGATAGGCCCAGCGCACGAGGCCTCGAGGACAGCCGGCATGCCGGAAGACCCCCTCTAGACCCAGAAGTAGAGGCCCTCTTCAGGGACATGGACCACGACAGAacacaagccctccaaaggCAAGAGGTGCTCAGGAACATGGCACAGAGCCTAAACGGCGCCCTGGCAGCCGAACTGGCCGGCCCGCAGGCAGAATGGGCGTCCTTTTGCAAGGAGAAAGTCCTTTGGCTCTTTAGGATACTTAAGGACATCGACGGCACTACAGGAGCCCCCGGCTCAGCGAGGAgcgcctggtcgaccagcttcgactctaagaactcctcgacaagcacGACCAGGAGCACCAGCCCGACGACAGAGGCCCGGggcccctcaaagacccccaaactcgccaAGACCCCGACGGGCAGCAATGCAACCAGCGTCACGTGGGCCCAGGTGGCGACGAGcggggccagcagcagccaagccgccagcagcgcgcggacaagtgtcgccagcctgactgcccacgcccccgatccaacagcgggctggaaaacagtgggccgcaacaacaaggccaaccgaGAAGACGACCGCCTCTTCGTAAGGCTCCCCGACGGCCACCCGTGGAGACAGGCATCAGCGGAGGGCTTCAGAGTCGCACTCTGCCGACAGCTCGGGGCcccactcagcctcatccgctcggccaaacaagtcgacactggcttcgcgatcgtcccagccgacaagaaggcgcggaCGCAACTACTCGCCCTAGCGCCAGCCCTAACCACACACGGCGCGAAGCTTGACGAATCGGCCACCTGGCATACCTACGTAGTCCCCAGGGTACCGAAGACGGTCAACGGCCCtgacggcagcatcgacaccaacgacctcatggaagacgagatcctccgGGCCACTAAGGCCAAACCGgtctcggcgaagaagtcgaaacacgccctacccgacgacactcacgccgactgggtcgtatccttcatcaaacccgtccctgaccacttcagactctttggcagcccgccggccagaaagatcaccagaagtgcaaaagccaaccagtgcTATAGATGCCAAGGTTACCACGACCCACGCATCTGCGATAGACAAGCCAGATGCAATAACTGCGGAACTGATcacccaccagggccctgcgccaggccaccgagatgcgccaactgccacggACCACACAAGGCAGACTTTGGAGCGtgcccggccagaccaaggacggagggggggcgtcctcaagaaaccaaccaacaggcagctcaaggccatacgCAAGGTAGGCGAGGCCCTGTACGCGGCGGCACACCcagcggaaggaaggaacaccgacccccaacccgcaacgaccaaccccccggccACAGAACCATGCCTGTGAGACCCAGCGAGCCCAGGAGAGCGGCCAAAAAACGGACGAAAGTCCGGGCTCTCCTTCTTACAGGCCAACGTAGCCAGAAGACCAGGGGCAcacgacgccctcctcaatatggcgtgggaaaggactgccgacgtcatattggtacaggaaccatgggcacgaacccaggacggcagaagaatgaccaaaacccacagaggATACCAGCACTACACGCCAACAGAAGACTGGAATGCGGGACCCCCCAGGGCGATGGtatacatcaaaaagacacacaagGGGACCCAACAGAGCCTGGGACACGCGGGACACCGCGACGCCTGCGCGGTAGAAGCCCAAGGGATAGTCTGGGTCAGCCTATAcagggacagacttggcgacgacgaggtgctcgacctgGTCGAAAGCTGGCACCCCGGCAGACCAGCGATCATAGGAGGCGACTTCAAcgcctaccaccctacctggcaaccgggaaaggagtgcccggcggggagacgaatagctggatggctggaagaccgcctcaccctggcATCGCTGCAGGGACCCACCAACATACACGGAAACACCATCGATCTGGTCCTCTCAACGAGCACAGAGGTAAAAAGcctgggtggacgaggacacctACACCGGATCGGACCACTACACCctggcggggacggtaccaccagcaagcccacaggcaaccaagaaaggtAGACCCTACGTCCCAgccaaagaggaggatagggcgctcttccgctccctgactagatggggcatgacacaagtaccgacggtagcacacacaaccaaggacctcgaccactgggccCGCTCCCTACAGAACGCCCTCGTAGGCGCGATCAAGGGAGCGGGACgcctgagaagacaagcaggaggcaccACACAATGGTGGAACGAGGAGTGCAAGGAAGCACGCGTGGCGCTACAGCAGAGCCGCAACGACCCCAcacaaggggaggaagaccgGAAGCAAATACGCAAGACGTTCGAGACAACggtcaaaaaggcaaaagagagcactggcaacagaagctcgagcaagcgtcctcgaacaaggacatctacgcagtggcggcatggcaCAAGGCAACCGACACCTTCGCCCCCCCGCCGCTGGTCCACAGGAATAGGACCTTTACGGAACCGGGGGAAAAGCTAGAACTACTTaggaaagaggtggttgaaagattcggagaagacggggacaccacagagccttgggttctcgcccaacccaccgacacTATACAATGGGACAACACGATCTccccggaggaggcaaggagatgcacaatcgggaccacaagcacagctCCCGGCACAGACGACGTCACGGTAGACCTACTACGCGAGGTGTGGCGGGAGAtaggcgacaacatcacggccctcttcAGACAGTGCCTCCTCTTAGGGCACCACCCGCCCCGTTtaaagaagcggaaacggTAATGCTCAGGAAaccgggcaaagacaactatACCACGGTCAGAGCGTGGCGCCCGATCGCCCCTCCTATCGTGTATAGGGAAGGGTCTTGAAAGACTGATAGCCAGAAGGATAGGCTTCACCGCAGTCAACCAAGAAGTGCTCGGCCCCACCCACATAGGGTCCCTCCCGAGGAGGTCCGCCGAGGACCTCGTTCTGTGCCTGGTACACGACGTCGAGAGagcctggggaaggggtaaggcggcggcgctcctgACAATGGACGTACAGGGCGCCTTCGACGCGGTCAGAAAGAATAGGCTAGCAGGGAGGCTAAGgcaacaaggctggccacTGAATGTCTGCGAATGGGTACACTCCTTCATGTCACACCGGAGCTCAGCCATGAGATTAGGAgactgcaccctcccccctagaAGAGTGGCATGCGGACTCCCACAAGGgtcccctgccagcccggtCCTCTTCGCACTCTTCCTACAGCCACTGGTtaaggagctggccggggcgtcggcgtacgcagacgacctcggactgctGGCTGTAGGCAAGAACGCCCAGGAGTGCGCGGCAATACTGGAGGCTacggccgaaaaggcggaggcctggggctccaggaatggcgtcgagttcgacccagccaagtgcGAGCTACTACACCTTACGAAGAGCCGCGCAACCCCCCGCAGTAAGGATAGGCAATACGGAGGTGACGCCGAAACAGGAGGTCCGATGGCTGGGTTTCTTCCtggaccccaaactcaacttcaaagcccacgcCAGTCGGTGGGCGACGAAGGCACTGAAAATAGCGAACCACCTGCGAAGGCTGAACAGGGTGGCCCGGGgcaccccaccaagagccacggcggaggcggtccgGGCGGTGGTCGTACCCACGGCGACGTATGGGGCGGCGACGTGGTATACCGGGGTAAGGCAGGGAGGACAAACGAATGCGGTCAACAAGGCACTTAAAtgtgcggccagggcggttgtcccGGTCTGGAGAACGACCCCCCTGGGGGCGATCTTCCGCGAGAGCGGGACCCCCCCCGCCGAAGTGGCGCTCGCCCAcgccagaatctcgatggcggcacggttcaagagcctcgacccccgccacccactgGTCCTCCGGACCCGGCCGATGCCGGAGCCACCCAGGAGGGGCCCCCGGGGGCGTCTCCCGGAGAAGCAAACCAGACTGGAAACACTCGCGACCCTACTCCCCGACTGCCCCAGGCCGCACCTGGTGCAATGGACCCTACGGCACCCGGTAcctctgccaagaccagaaaacaaggaactgGGCAAGAGACTCCACGAACAACTGACACTCCTCGCCCCTAGGGACGAGATCCACCTGTTCAGTGACGGATCGAAGGCAGCCCCCGCACGAGGActaccgaagaggacgggctggggctacgtggcgtaccaggatgggcagaagctACACGAGCAccacggaaggctcggggaatccgaggcctttgacggcgaagcggttggggcggcacacgcggtggtgtgggcgcgcgaatacatcagggcgggggggcaagaccctcggcggtacggctcttcatcgacaactcggcggtacTATACGGCATCACAGGGCGCCCCTCGGACAATTCCCAGGAGGCGTTCAGGGTTATAGGATACGCGTggaaggaccaccacctgccccccctcACGGTACACTGGGCCCCAGGACATATGGGGATCCAGgggaacgaggaggccgacgttcaggccggcctcgggggggcgctcccagacccaagatccccccccgccctgaccgcagtcaaggcaaaggccagggcactgaagagggaggcgtggaactcgtggtggctggcgaacaggCCGACGCGATACGCCCAGCTAATGATCCGGGACCAGGGAAACGACCCCCGGAACTCACGCTCGCAAGAAAgaccctacaccacctcctggcggagaggacgggacaCGGAGACTACGAGGAGTACCACCTACGCTTCGGACACGACTCGTATAggacctgccgctgcggccgACCCACGGAAATCGGGCACTTCGCGGAGTGCCCAGCGGCGCGGGCCAGGGGCACTCTGAACAGCGAAATGCGAAAAGCGCTCAGGAGGCCGGATAAGCTCCTGGgaaaggactggaagaaatacgccgagtgggtggaaggctcgggagtgtacgacccagcggaggaagaagaataggacacgtgaccaggcccagattgtaatggcctgaggaaacagcggaaccacagaggagccgtaagccctcggggaccagagccctgaggcaggcaggcctctCTCCTTTGTAAATAACTCTCTTTTGTGACGCGAAACGCCCTGTCAGCTAGTATTAGCAGTAGTattagaagcttgggccgtccacatccccaaacgggggccaggcgaggtaggctcgggcacgtgacccctcggggccacgcgccacagttcgacccgattggacgctaatagatctctctctctctctctctcccccgcGCGCGCGACAGAATCGCGAACTTAACCATCATCAATTGCGCTTCTCAACTTTTCCATATTTTGATCGCAACAACAAAATCCCGACTGTAGAAATCACCAACTCTCACCACCAATATCTAACCCTTCCCACATTCAAGTCCACCCCCACTTTACCAATCCGCACTCATCACCTTTGATCTCGCGCAAACAGCAGCGCGAAAGCGCAATACCCAACTTCCCGCGACAGCAACACTCATCCACTGACCACAACTACTTTTCCCTCAACCGCCAAAGATGGCCTCCCtaaacctcctccccgaagaCCTCAAAcacctcgacctcctccgcaaccgcTTCGCGACCCTAtctctcaacctctccaacgcCCACCGCAACATGGCGCTCAcctaccccctcccctcacaAGAATCCCTCCAGGCCTCAGCAGCAATAATCCACACCTCGCTGCTATCCCTCCAATCGATCCTAACCGACAAGTCAGCCTTGTTCCACCGCATCGCTGTCCACCCGTCTACCAACTTCCCCGGGCGCACCCAGCTAGACTTTTTGTCATCGATGCTAAGAAAAAAACCGGAACCGGAGATCGAGACGAaaatggagatggggatgcagagggcgagggaggtgggggttgatgaggcggTGTTGGCAGAGATTGCTAGGCGGAACAAGAgacgggaaggaggggatgatgaggattatgaggatgggggtggtggtggtgggggtggggatggggacgagggggaggatgaggaggcgaaTAATGAGAAGTGGGCGGATTGCTGGTTTTTGTTTGATAGGGGTTTGAAGGAGTATATTAATGTgcaggaggggaggagttatactgtggaggagcaggagatggggattgagagggtgaggacggggttgaggaggaatttgttggaggaggaggaggaggaggaggaggaggagagtgatgatgaggaagaggatgaagatgaagaagaggatgaggatttAGTTatgatggatgggagtggtggggggaggggaggggtgggacaGCAGGGGGTTGTGCAGCAGGCGAGGTACGTGGTAGGCTTCATTGACATGTTCTTGGTTATTTTGCTAATCGGGTGGCATCCAGTGGAAATACGGGTGTGCAGCCAGAGCACTTGTTTTGGTTGTATGCTAGGGGCAGGACAGATCTACCGCCGAGGATAGAGCTCGAGTCCAAGAGGGCGCCTGCGAAGGGGCAGGTGAAGAGACTTCCGCCTAGGTAGTGGGGTGTGTTTCTCTGCTCTTGGTTTTGGGAAAGGGGCGGCCGTTTATATATTCATCTAGCATAGCGGGGAATGGGACATGGTGTTTTGGCGACAGGTGCGTGGCTT is drawn from Podospora pseudocomata strain CBS 415.72m chromosome 1 map unlocalized CBS415.72m_1, whole genome shotgun sequence and contains these coding sequences:
- a CDS encoding uncharacterized protein (COG:G; EggNog:ENOG503Q3VG); protein product: MSPDLNSLPGADSTPSPTPPPPINSTRGTTASNSNGYYFPNGHHDGEKRPNILYVMADQLAAPLLKMYNPTSQILTPNLDALAAKSVQFDSAYCPSPLCGPSRMSMITGQLPMKIGAFDNAAQISSDIPTYAHYLRLKGYHTVLAGKMHFVGDQLHGYETRLTSDIYPGDFGWVPNWEEPETRLEWYHNASSVLQAGSCVRSNQLDYDEEVMYRSRQFLYDFVREGEEGRRPFALTVSLTHPHDPYTIEQKYWDLYENVDIDLPRVTIPQEDQDPHSKRLLKVCDLWDNPFSDEQIKRARRAYYGAVSYVDDCLGQLLTLLKQLKLDEDTIVIFSGDHGDMLGERGLWYKMSYFENSVRVPLLVSYPKRFEPRRVSQNVSTLDILPTMCDLVGTKPWALLPMDGRSLLPHLEGREGGHDEVFAEYTGEGTVRPLMMIRRGRWKYVTCPADGSQLFDLRADPLELRDLVKEAVVRTDEETKEVFEAFEREAREKWDFEGITKEVLHSQRKRRLVWGALTKGRFESWDYNPIDDGREKYIRSHIPLDDLERRARYPAVDESGRETGSRIVTDQAGSHGQ
- the MED8 gene encoding mediator of RNA polymerase II transcription subunit 8 (EggNog:ENOG503P4GW; COG:K), yielding MASLNLLPEDLKHLDLLRNRFATLSLNLSNAHRNMALTYPLPSQESLQASAAIIHTSLLSLQSILTDKSALFHRIAVHPSTNFPGRTQLDFLSSMLRKKPEPEIETKMEMGMQRAREVGVDEAVLAEIARRNKRREGGDDEDYEDGGGGGGGGDGDEGEDEEANNEKWADCWFLFDRGLKEYINVQEGRSYTVEEQEMGIERVRTGLRRNLLEEEEEEEEEESDDEEEDEDEEEDEDLVMMDGSGGGRGGVGQQGVVQQASGNTGVQPEHLFWLYARGRTDLPPRIELESKRAPAKGQVKRLPPR